Within Oncorhynchus gorbuscha isolate QuinsamMale2020 ecotype Even-year unplaced genomic scaffold, OgorEven_v1.0 Un_scaffold_9233, whole genome shotgun sequence, the genomic segment CAGTCACTCCCTCCTAGCAAGGTGGAACTAAGTAACAACAAGGGTCTGTGCATCAGTCACTCCCTCCTAGCAAGGTGGAACTAAGTAACAACAAGGGTCTGTGCATCAGTCACCCCTCCTAGCAAGGTGGAACTAAGTAACAACAAGGGTCTGTGCATCAGTCACCCCCTCCTAGCAAGGTGGAACTAAGTAACAACAAGGGTCTGTGCATCAGTCACCCCCTCCTAGCAAGGTGGAACTAAGTAACAACAAGGGTCTGTGCATCAGTCACCCCCTCCTAGCAAGGTGAACAGTAACAACAGTGCATCAGTCACTCCCCTCCTAGCAAGGTGGAACTAAGTAACAACAAGTGTTACCCCCTCCTGGCATCAGTCACCCCCCTCCTGGCAAGGTGGAACTAAGTAACAACAAGTGTCTGTGCATCAGTCACCCCCTCCTAGCAAGGTGGAACTAAGTAACAACAAGTGTCTGCATCAGTCACCCTCCTGGCAAGGTGGAACTAAGTAACAACAAGGGTCTGTGCATCAGTCACCCCCTCCTAGCAAGGTGGAACTAAGTAACAACAAGTGTCTGCATCAGTCACTCCCTCCTGGCAAGGTGGAACTAAGTAACAACAAGGGTCTGTGCATCAGTCACTCCCTCCTAGCAAGGTGGAACTAAGTAACAACAAGTGTCTGCATCAGTCACCCCCTCCTAGCAAGGTGGAACTAAGTAACAACACGTGTCTATGCATCAGTCACCCCCTCCTGGCAAGGTGGAACTAAGTAACAACACGTGTCTATGCATCAGTCACCCCCTCCTGGCAAGGTGGAACTAAGTAACAACAAGTGTTTGTGCATCAGTCACCCCCTCCTAGCAAGGTGGAACTAAGTAACAACAAGTGTCTGCATCAGTCACTCCCTCCTGGCAAGGTGGAACTAAGTAACAACAAGGGTCTGTGCATCAGTCACTCCCTCCTAGCAAGGTGGAACTAAGTAACAACAAGTGTCTGCATCAGTCACTCCCTCCTGGCAAGGTGGAACTAAGTAACAACAAGGGTCTGTGCATCAGTCACTCCCTCCTAGCAAGGTGGAACTAAGTAACAACAAGTGTCTGCATCAGTCACCCCCTCCTAGCAAGGTGGAACTAAGTAACAACAAGTGTCTGCATCAGTCACCCCCTCCTGGCAAGGTGGAACTAAGTAACAACAAGGGTCTGTGCATCAGTCACTCCCTCCTAGCAAGGTGGAACTAAGTAACAACAAGTGTCTGCATCAGTCACCCCCTCCTAGCAAGGTGGAACTAAGTAACAACACGTGTCTATGCATCAGTCACCCCTCCTGGCAAGGTGGAACTAAGTAACAACACGTGTCTATGCATCAGTCACCCCCTCCTGGCAAGGTGGAACTAAGTAACAACAAGTGTTTGTGCATCAGTCACCCCCTCCTAGCAAGGTGGAACTAAGTAACAACAAGTGTCTGCATCAGTCACTCCCTCCTGGCAAGGTGGAACTAAGTAACAACAAGGGTCTGTGCATCAGTCACTCCCTCCTAGCAAGGTGGAACTAAGTAACAACAAGTGTCTGCATCAGTCACTCCCTCCTGGCAAGGTGGAACTAAGTAACAACAAGGGTCTGTGCATCAGTCACTCCCTCCTAGCAAGGTGGAACTAAGTAACAACAAGTGTCTGCATCAGTCACCCCCTCCTAGCAAGGTGGAACTAAGTAACAACACGTGTCTATGCATCAGTCACCCCCTCCTGGCAAGGTGGAACTAAGTAACAACACGTGTCTATGCATCAGTCACCCCCTCCTGGCAAGGTGGAACTAAGTAACAACAAGTGTTTGTGCATCAGTCACCCCCTCCTAGCAAGGTGGAACTAAGTAACAACAAGTGTCTGCATCAGTCACTCCCTCCTGGCAAGGTGGAACTAAGTAACAACAAGGGTCTGTGCATCAGTCACTCCCTCCTAGCAAGGTGGAACTAAGTAACAACAAGTGTTTGCATCAGTCACTCCCTCCTGGCAAGGTGGAACTAAGTAACAACAAGGGTCTGTGCATCAGTCACTCCCTCCTAGCAAGGTGGAACTAAGTAACAACAAGTGTCTGCATCAGTCACCCCCTCCTAGCAAGGTGGAACTAAGTAACAACAAGTGTCTGCATCAGTCACCCCCTCCTGGCAAGGTGGAACTAAGTAACAACAAGGGTCTGTGCATCAGTCACTCCCTCCTAGCAAGGTGGAACTAAGTAACAACAAGTGTCTGCATCAGTCACCCCCTCCTAGCAAGGTGGAACTAAGTAACAACAAGTGTCTGCATCAGTCACCCCCTCCTAGCAAGGTGGAACTAAGTAACAACACGTGTCTATGCATCAGTCACCCCCTCCTAGCAAGGTGGAACTAAGTAACAACAAGTGTCCTTTTAAGTTCTTAgtactgaacaaaacaacaagtTCCTTGTATTTGGGGCCTAAAGTCTGGCacaggatgtgtggggttagtgtctggaacaggatgtgtggggttagtgtctggaacaggatgtgtggggttagtgtctggaacaggatgtgtggggttagtgtctggaacaggatgtgtggggttagtgtctggaacaggatgtgtggggttagtgtctggaacaggatgtgtggggttagtgtctggaacaggatgtgtggggttagtgtctggaacaggctgtgtggggttagtgtctggaacaggatgtgtggggttagtgtctggaacaggatgtgtggggttagtgtctggaacaggatgtgtggggttagtgtctggaacaggatgtgtggggttagtgtctggaacaggatgtgtggggttagtgtctggaacaggatgtgtggggttagtgtctggaacaggatgtgtggggttagtgtctggaacaggatgtgtggggttagtgtctggaacaggatgtgtggggttagtgtctggaacaggatgtgtggggttagtgtctggcacaggatgtgtggggttagtgtctggaacaggatgtgtggggttagtgtctggaacaggatgtgtggggttagtgtctggaacaggatgtgtggggttagtgtctggaacaggatgtgtggggttagtgtctggaacaggatgtgtggggttagtgtctggaTCAGAGGACGAAAATCAGTTAACCAcataactgaggatctcaatttaaccttgcgcaataccctagatgcagttgcacacCTAAAAACTAAAAGAAaatctcataagaaactagctccctggtacacagaaaatacccgagctctgaagcaagcttccagaaaattggaacggaaatggcgccacaccaaactggaagtcttccgactagcttggaaagacggtaccgtgcagtaccgaagagcccttactgctgctcgatcatcctatttttctaacttaatccgaaattcctttttgatactgtcgcaaagctaactaaaaagcagcattccccaagaaaggatgactttcactttagcagtgataaattcatgaacttctttgaggaaaagattatgattattagaaagcaaattacggacaaattacgtattcctccaaacctcagttgtcctgagtctgcacaactctgccaggacctaggatcaagagagacgctcaagtgttttagtactatatctcttgacacaatgatgaaaataatcatggcctctaaaccttcaagctgcatactggaccctattccaactaaactactaaaagagctgcttcctgttcttgaccctcctatgttgaacataataaacggctctctatccaccggatgtgtaccaaactcactaaaagtggcagtaataaagcctctcttgaaaaagccaaaccttgacccagaaaatataaaaaactatcggcctatatcgaatcttccattcctctcaaagattttagagaaggctgttgcgcagcaactcactgccttcctgaagacaaacaatgtatatgaaatgcttcagtctggttttagaccccatcatagcactgagacggcacttgtgaaggtggtaaatgacattttaatggcatcggaccgaggctctgcatctgtcctcgtgcccctagaccttagtgctgcttttgataccatcgatcaccacattcttttggagagattggaaacccaaattggtctacacggacatgttctggcctggtttagatcttatctgtcggaaatatatcagtttgtctctgtgaatggtttgtcctctgacaaatcaactgtacattttggtgttcctcaaggttccgttttaggaccactattgttttcactatatattttacctcttggggatgttattcgaaaacataatgtcaactttcactgctatgcggatgacacacagctgtacatttcaatgaaacatggttaatccccaaaattgccctcgctagaagcatgtgtttcagacataaggaagtggatggctgcaaactttctactattaaacttggacaaaacagagatgcttgttctaggtcccaagaaacaaagagatcttctgttgaatctgacaattaatcttaatggttgtacagtcgtctcaaataaaactgtgaaggacctcggcgttactctggaccctgatctctcttttgaagaacatatcaagaccatttcaaggacagcttttttccatctacgtaacattgcaaaaatcagaaactttctgtccaaaaatgatgcagaaaaattaatccatgcttttgtcacttctaggttagactactgcaatgctctactttccggctacccggataaagcactaaataaacttcagttagtgctaaatacggctgctagaatcctgactagaaccaaaacatttgatcatattactccagtgctagcctctctacactggcttcctgtcaaagcaagggctgatttcaaggttttactgctaacctacaaagcattacatgggcttgctcctacctatctctctgatttggtcctgccgtacatacctacacgtacgctacggtcacaagacgcaggcctcctaattgtccctagaatttctaagcaaacagctggaggcagggctttctcctatagagttccatttttatggaacggtctgcctacccatgtcagagacgcaaactcggtctcaacctttaagtctttactgaagactcatctcttcagtgggtcatatgattgagtgtagtctggcccaggagtgggaaggtgaacggaaaggctctggagcaacgaaccgcccttgctgtctctgcctggccggttcccctctttccactgggggTCTCTGCCTCTAGCCCTATTACAAGGGCTGAGGGCTCTCTCATGctgtccctggagggggtgcatcacctgagtgggttgattcacagttgtggtcatcctgtctgggttggcgccccctcccccccccttgggttgtgccgtggcggagatctttgtgggctatactcagccttgtctcaggatggtaagttggtggttgaagatatccctctagtggtgtgggggctgtgctttggcaaagtgggtggggttatatccttcctgtttggccctgtccgggggtgtcctcggatggggccacagtgtctcctgacccctcctgtctcagcctccagtatttatgctgcagtagtttatgtgtcggggggctggggtcagtttcttatatctggagtacttctccgtcctattctgtgtcctgtgtgaatctaagtgtgcattctctaattctctccttctctctttctctctctctctctctctctcggaggacctgagccctaggaccataccccaggactacctgacatgatgactccttgctgtccccagtccacctggccatgctgctgctccagtttcaacttccacctgactgtgctgctgctccagtttcaactgttctgccttattattattcgaccatgctggtcatttatgaacatttgaacatcttggccatgttcctccacccggcacagccagaagaggactggccaccccacatagcctggttcctctctaggtttcttcctaggttttggcctttctagggagtttttcctagccaccgtgcttctacacctgcattgcttgctgtttggggttttaggctgggtttctgtacagcactttgagatatcatctgatgtacgaagggctatataaataaatttgatttgatttgatcaggatgtgtggggttagtgtctggaacaggatgtgtggggttagtgtctggaacaggatgtgtggggttagtgtctggaacaggatgtgtggggttagtgtctggatcaggatgtgtggggttagtgtctggaacaggatgtgtggggttagtgtctggaacaggatgtgtggggttagtgtctggaacaggatgtggggttagtgtctggaacaggatgtgtggggttagtgtctggaacaggatgtgtggggttagtgtctggaacaggatgtgtggggttagtgtctggaacaggatgtgtggggttagtgtctggaacaggatgtgtggggttagtgtctggaacaggatgtgtggggttagtgtctggaacaggatgtgtggggttagtgtctggaacaggatgtgtggggttagtgtctggaaccattgtatgtcaTCTCTGAGGTCCCACCTATCCTGACCTAGAGAGAGTATATAACCCAGAGGCTCACTCCACTCAGTGAGCACTCACTGCATTCATGTATGTTTGGTGTGACATGCTCCCTTACGAATAAATTGTGAATAAATGCATATCGTGATTGGTGATTgaccttctctctcctcattatTGATTACAATTTCCACAACACTAGTCACTCTTTTTGTCAATACTATTATATTTTTCATAACACCGTTTTGGGTGAGTAGCTTAGTAAAATATTTCATTTAGAGAGAAATGAGTGATGTAGCTCATAATATCCCCCACAAATGGACGTCAGATTGACGTGATTTGACAGCTACGATATTTTCTATAAtctactctctccctcatcgGTTCGCTCTGCGTTCTATTGGCCAGTCGGATTTTTATTGCGGAAGTGGTTACTTTTCTCTTGCAGTTGGCAGGCAGGCATTATTTGCTTAAAACAAATACTTTCCCAAACATGTATACAACACAAAACATCGTCAACTCAATAACATCGACTTGAGATGCGAAAACAATTGATTGACTTCATAACAAGAAGACTGTGAAGACTGTCTACACGGGCGTGTGTGACGCGTCTCTTCCTACATTCATCGTGTTGACGATCGAGAATCGCTTTCCTATTCGCTAACTACGGATTTTTGACACTTTGCCCGCTAGTCGGGTAATGTTGCATTTCTTGCCTTATTATtcatatatatattgattgttgcaAATATTACATGTTAATGTTATGTCAATCACTAGCTGGTTAGTTTAAGTTACAATTTCGCAGATTGTAGGTGGCTACATGCGATTTGGATGACAGCTGTTGTTGTGTAACGTTGTGTGTGAcaatgtattttcatcaacatgtGACATAGAACCCATATTTAACACCGCAGTGTTGTGGCCTGTTGCAGTCATATTGTTTCATGAGCCACTTCATGTCAGCCGAACACAAGTCTGCAGTCACGTTTCTCAGTAGCATTAGAAGATGCATGATTAAATCAGGTCTGGTAGATTTATTACTTTGATCGTCCAGGCTCGTGATTGCACCCTTCCTCTTTCCACTGATAGCTAGCTAGTGAGTGAGTGTTTGCACAGCGTAACATATTCAGGAAATGCTAGCTAGAGCAACAGACGGACATGAAAATAAAATCTTAACATCTTGTCGTgtccctctgtgtttctctcgctgtcttttttattttatttgaccttttatttagacagggaggctagttgagaacacgttctcatttacaactgcgatctggctaagataaagcaaagctgtgtgacacaaacaacacagttacacatggaaacacacagtcaataatacaatagaaaacaaaagtatatatacagtgagtgcaaatgaggtgagataagggaggtaaggcaagtagagatactggggtgcaaaggagcaagataaataatgtctgtctgtctgtctgtctgtctgtctgtctgtctgtctgtctgtctgtctgtctgtctgtctgtctgtcactccctTTATCTCCCCCCTCTAGTCGGGATGAAGCCTGGAGTAGGTGCATGTCAGGACCCCTGTCAGGGTGGTCCGGGGGTGGGTGACAGGGGGGACGACACCCTGGTGTCTCTACCCCCTAAAGACACCTCTGGCTCACCCGCGGGGTCACCTTCAGAGTTGGGAAGCCCTGGCACCCGCCAGGTCGCGACCTTTGACCTGCTCAAGATGGTGGTGTCTTACAAGAGGATGGCCCTGTTTCTGGAGCCGGTCACTGACACGTTGGAGCTGGCCCGCTACCTACTGGGGTGAGAGGATACATTTACACACTGATCCAAGATCGGTTTTTAGTTTCTCCAATGGTGATAACGGATAGGACTTGGGAGAGTAGACTGATTCACTCTACCTACTGGGCTAATGTAGGGAGGGtagactgatcctagatctgggcTGTGGAGCTGGCACTCTACCTACTGGGCTAATGAAGGGAGGGtagactgatcctagatctgggcTGTGGAGCTGGCACTCTACCTACTGGGCTAATGAAGGGAGGGtagactgatcctagatctgggcTGTGGAGCTGGCACTCTACCTACTGGGCTAATGAAGGGTGGGtagactgatcctagatctgggaTGTGGAGCTGGCACTCTACCTACTGGGCTAATGAGGGAGGGtagactgatcctagatctgggcTGGAGCTGGCACCTACCTACTGGGCTAATGAAGGGAGGGtagactgatcctagatctgggcTGTGGAGCTGGCAGCTACCTACTGGACTAATGAAGGGAGTGGttgactgatcctagatctgggaTGTGGAGCTGCACCTATCTGGGCTAATGTAGGGAGGGTAGACTGATCCAGATCTGGGATTGGAGCTGTACCTACTGGGCTAATGAAGGGAGGGTAGTGATCCTAGATCTGGGCTGTGGAGCTGGCACTCTACCTACTGGGCTAATGAAGGGAGGGcagactgatcctagatctgggcTGTGGAGCTGGCACTTACCTACTGGGCTAATGAAGGGAGGGtagactgatcctagatctgggaTGTGGAGCTGGCACTCTACCTACTGGGCTAATGAAGGGAGGGTAGGATCCTAGATCTGGGCTGTGGAGCTCCACCCTAATGGCTGAGGCCAATGAAGGAGGGTAGACTGGACAGATCTGGGATGTGGAGCTGGCACTCTACCTACTGGGCTAATGAAGCGAGGGtagactgatcctagatctgggcTGTGGAGCTGGCACTCTACCTACTGGGCTAATGAAGGGAGGGtagactgatcctagatctgggcCGTGGAGCTGGCACTCCACTGCTCTAATGTCTGTGTAGATGCATGCCATCTTATTTGGTTTACTGTATAGTCCAGTGTGTGATTTTACAGCCTGCTACCTACTGGGGTGAGTCAGTGTTTACCATAGACACTGATCGGAGGTCAGTTTTTAGTTCCTCCACCCTAATGGCTGAGGATAGATGAGGGACACTAAACTGATCCTAGgtcagtatgaatgtgtgtgtattgcaGGTGGAGGATGCCTCTGTGCTCACTACTGGTCTGTGTACTGCTCAACATCCTTCCTCACTCTGAGTGAAGGTGAGCATGTtgggtaatacacacacacacacacacacacacacacacacacacacacacacacacacacacacacacacacacacacacacacacacacacacacacacactgctatatgAACTACTACCACATACAACTGAGTGTGTATAACAATGTGATATATATCAAATGTGACAGTGAGTTTCTCTCCTGCCCTCCAGTGGGgtggttctctgtgtgtgttctggggTGTCTGCCCCGGCTGCCCTGGGTTACCTGCAGGACAGGTGGGGGGCGGGGCGTCGGAGGCGGAGCAACAGAAGAGGCGGTGCCACGCGGTGCATCGTAAGGACCTCCAGAACGCCCAGCTCACCAGACAGGACGCCATGCTGGAAGTCATGCTGGAAGtcaagtgagtgagtgagtgagtgaggaggagtgagtgagtgagtgagtgagtgagtgagtgagtgagtgagtgagtgagtgagtgagtgagtgagtttataaaacCAAGTTAATTTATTTactatccctgtgtgtgtgcctgtgtgggtGCACGCATGCATGTCcgggtgtctctctctcggtctgtgtgtgtgtccgtgtccacAGGTTAAAGCAGCTAGATGACCTGTTGTCtcatgcctgcctgtctgctgagTCCGTCTACAAGCTCCTGTACTGGGAGAGCCACTCTGAGTCCTCTAGGTcagtaacactgtgtgtgtgtccttgttcTCCAGGACAGTAACTCAAAGCCTCTACATTCACCATAGATATCATCACACATCTTATCTGTACTTACAGAGCTCCCGACAGACTGGTTAGGGTTGTTTATGTGTGCctgagtgtctctgtctctctctctctatctctcgctctctccctcctcctttctccctcctctgtctctctctctctttctgtctctctttctgtccctgtctctctccctctcctgtctctctctctccctcctgtctctctccctcctgtctctctccctccctcctgtctctctctctgtctctctccctcttgtctctctccctccctgtctctctgtctctctcccttctgtcttgtctccctccttctgtctccctcttctgtctccctcctctgccctctcctcctttctgtcctctctcttttccctgtcctctgctctctctccctccctgtctctgcctctccctcctctgtctgcctctctccctcctgtctctctgctctccctcctgtctctctctcctctttgtctctctctgtctctctcctcttttgtctctctctgttccctccctctttgtcttctctgcctctcccctcctctctgcctctcctcctctctgcctctccctcctcttctctgcctctctccctcctctctctgcctctctcactacTGCACTCTTCCTGTGGAACCGAGACTTCTGCAGGggtcagtgcacacacacacacacacacacacacacacacacacacacacacacacacacacacacacacacacacacacacacacacacacacacacacacacacacacacacacacacacacacacacacacacacacacacacacacacacacacactaccagtcaaacgtttggacacacctactcattccagggtttttctttatttttactattttctacattgtagaataatagtgaagacatcaaaactatgaaataacacatggaatcatgtagtagccaaaaagtgataaacaaatcagaatatattttatatttgagattcttcaaagtagccaccctttgccttgacagcttttgcacattcttggcattttgaagaatctcaaatataaaatatattctgatttgtttatcactttttggctactacatgattccatgtgttatttcatagttttgatgtcttcactattattctacaatgtagaaaatgttttttttttttcaaataaagaaaaaccctggaatgagtaggtgtgtccaaacttttgactggtactgtacattttttaaaattatttttattgtaccttttatttaactaggcaagtcagttaagaacaaattcttatttacaatgacggcctaggatcactgggttaactacctgttcaggggcagaacaacagatttgtaccttggcagctcggggatttgaacttgcaacctttcagttactagtccagcactctaatcactaggctaccctgacgccCCGGCAGACACACACTCAAGTGTTGGTTCTGTGTTCTAAAAGCCTGGTTCCACtccccctctgtgtgtgtagttgtgttggACCTAAGGGAGGTGGTCCAGTCTGGCCAGAACCCATCCTCAGGAGGAGAGATTGACCTCACAGAACCGGACCACAGCAGCCTGGACCGGACTCCCACTGCTACCAGCTTAGAggtatggacagagagagaagtggtgGGGGGGAGAaatgggtagggagggagggagggagggagagagagagagacagggtgggaggagagagaaacagggggagggagggagagaaacagggtgggaggagagagaaacagggtgagggagggagagacagggggagggagggagagacagggtgggaggagagagaaacagggggagggagggagagacagggtgggagggagagagaaacagggggagggagggagagacagggtgggaggagagagaaacagggggagggagggagagacagggtgggagagagagagaaacagggggagggagggagagaacagggtgggaggagagagaaacagggtgagggagggagagacagggggaggggagggagagacagggtgggaggagagagaaacagggggagggagggagagacagggtgggaggagagagaaacaggggagggagggagagacagggtgggaggagagagaaacaggggagggagggagagacagggtgggaggagagagaaacagggggagggagggagagacagggtgggaggagagagagaaacagggggagggagggagagacagggtgggaggagagagaaacagggggagggagggagagacagggtgggaggagagagaaacagggggagggagggagagacagggtgggaggagagagagaaacaggggagggagggagagacagggtgggaggagagagaaacagggggagggagggagagaatcagggggagggagggagagacagggtgggaggagagagaaacagggggagggagggagagacagggtgggaggagagagaaacagggggagggag encodes:
- the LOC124030106 gene encoding protrudin-like yields the protein MKPGVGACQDPCQGGPGVGDRGDDTLVSLPPKDTSGSPAGSPSELGSPGTRQVATFDLLKMVVSYKRMALFLEPVTDTLELARYLLGWRMPLCSLLVCVLLNILPHSE